One stretch of Bordetella avium DNA includes these proteins:
- a CDS encoding cystathionine gamma-synthase family protein — translation MHQNGFTTTILHSDRTQSVEHGAVHKPMHPSSEYAYEDSRELAAVFQGKAGFTYARQGTPTTTALEAKITQMEAGTATVSFATGMAAIAAIFTTLLRRGDHLVSSQFIFGNTNSLLSTLAELGVEITLVDATDASRVRAALRPNTRMVFAETIANPGTQVADLAALGEICREHGLVYVVDNTLTSPWLFQPRDVGASLVMNSLSKYIAGHGHALGGAVTNTGLFDWSAYANIFDAYRSGAPSSWGLTQIKKKGLRDMGGTLAAEPAHRIAIGAETLALRMDRHCSNALALARFLERHPGVAKVHYPGLASHPQHERSAALFRQGRFGGLLGVELAEGIDCFDFLNRLNIVLNATHLGDTRSLALPAAHTIYYEMGPERRAQMGIADSLIRVSVGIEDEADLLQDFDQALKGSMSVA, via the coding sequence ATGCACCAGAACGGCTTCACGACTACGATTCTTCATTCCGATCGCACGCAATCCGTCGAACACGGCGCCGTGCACAAGCCCATGCATCCTTCGTCGGAGTACGCTTACGAGGACTCGCGCGAGTTGGCCGCCGTGTTTCAGGGTAAAGCAGGCTTTACCTATGCGCGGCAGGGAACGCCGACGACGACGGCGCTCGAAGCCAAGATCACGCAGATGGAAGCCGGCACCGCTACGGTGAGTTTTGCTACGGGCATGGCCGCGATCGCCGCGATCTTCACGACCCTGCTGCGCCGGGGGGATCATCTGGTGTCCAGCCAATTCATTTTTGGCAATACCAATAGTCTGCTGAGCACGCTTGCTGAGCTGGGGGTGGAGATCACCTTGGTTGACGCTACGGACGCCAGCAGGGTGCGTGCTGCATTACGTCCCAACACTCGCATGGTGTTCGCTGAAACCATCGCCAACCCCGGCACACAGGTGGCCGATCTGGCCGCGCTCGGTGAAATCTGCCGCGAGCATGGTCTAGTCTATGTGGTGGATAACACCCTTACGTCGCCCTGGCTGTTCCAGCCGCGTGATGTGGGTGCGTCGCTGGTGATGAACTCCTTGTCCAAATACATTGCGGGCCATGGTCATGCCTTGGGAGGGGCGGTCACGAACACCGGCTTGTTTGACTGGTCGGCCTACGCCAACATCTTTGACGCTTATCGCAGTGGGGCGCCCAGCAGCTGGGGCTTGACGCAGATCAAGAAAAAGGGCCTGCGTGACATGGGCGGCACATTGGCGGCAGAGCCTGCGCATCGCATTGCCATCGGTGCCGAGACGCTGGCCTTGCGCATGGATCGTCATTGCAGCAACGCATTGGCGCTGGCGCGTTTTCTGGAAAGACATCCGGGCGTAGCCAAGGTGCATTATCCGGGACTGGCCTCGCATCCTCAGCACGAGCGTTCGGCAGCCTTGTTCCGCCAGGGGCGGTTTGGCGGCCTGTTGGGTGTCGAGCTTGCAGAGGGTATCGATTGCTTCGATTTTCTGAACCGCTTGAATATCGTGCTCAATGCCACTCACCTGGGGGATACCCGCAGTCTGGCCCTGCCTGCTGCACACACCATTTACTACGAAATGGGTCCTGAGCGCCGTGCGCAAATGGGTATTGCGGACAGCCTGATTCGTGTCTCGGTAGGAATCGAGGACGAAGCCGATCTTTTGCAAGACTTCGATCAGGCACTGAAGGGCTCGATGAGCGTCGCCTGA
- a CDS encoding HU family DNA-binding protein → MNKTELIDHIASKADISKAAAGRTLDALIGAVKTTLKKGGTVTLVGFGTFAVSSRAARTGRNPRTGETIKIKKAKVPKFRPGKALKDAVN, encoded by the coding sequence ATGAACAAAACCGAACTCATCGATCACATTGCCAGCAAGGCCGATATCTCCAAGGCGGCTGCAGGCCGTACGCTGGACGCGCTGATCGGTGCCGTTAAAACCACCCTGAAAAAGGGTGGCACGGTCACTTTGGTTGGCTTTGGCACTTTCGCTGTGTCTTCGCGCGCCGCCCGCACTGGCCGTAATCCGCGTACTGGCGAAACCATCAAAATCAAAAAGGCCAAGGTGCCGAAGTTCCGTCCGGGCAAAGCCCTGAAGGACGCCGTCAACTGA
- a CDS encoding energy transducer TonB — MPSLQYGWTSTSPASTGLRVGAGIAVVAVHVAVIGAIFFSDSEPPVMFDQEPVMVSVIEAPVPQVAKAEPNPDQAVEETPPPEPVVEPPPPDPEPEVEPEPDPEPEPEPVIEKAPEPAPKPKPKPQPKPQPKPQPQPKTEVKAEPKPATPPAGATDGEQVTQAPKQGPAPDEPVFMSSVEYLGTRPSPRYPPDSVRRREQGRVIVLVTINPQGYVDKAVIDSSSGFRRLDNAAVEAVRAARFKPLTRNGIPQTAMARIPFDFGLK, encoded by the coding sequence ATGCCTAGCCTTCAATACGGTTGGACTTCTACTTCGCCGGCGTCGACGGGGTTGCGTGTAGGTGCCGGCATCGCCGTAGTCGCCGTGCATGTGGCGGTGATCGGTGCCATATTTTTCAGTGATTCCGAGCCGCCTGTCATGTTTGACCAGGAGCCTGTCATGGTGAGCGTGATCGAGGCGCCGGTTCCACAGGTGGCAAAGGCCGAACCCAATCCCGACCAAGCCGTCGAAGAGACGCCGCCTCCAGAACCCGTGGTTGAACCGCCGCCGCCAGACCCGGAACCCGAAGTCGAACCTGAGCCGGACCCTGAGCCTGAGCCTGAGCCAGTGATCGAGAAAGCGCCGGAGCCTGCACCCAAGCCCAAGCCCAAACCACAGCCGAAACCACAGCCGAAACCGCAACCTCAGCCTAAAACCGAGGTCAAGGCCGAGCCGAAGCCGGCTACCCCGCCTGCCGGCGCGACGGACGGGGAGCAGGTCACACAGGCGCCTAAGCAGGGGCCCGCGCCGGATGAGCCGGTATTCATGTCGAGCGTGGAGTATCTGGGTACCCGGCCTTCGCCGCGTTATCCGCCGGATTCGGTGCGCCGCCGCGAACAAGGCCGCGTGATCGTACTGGTGACGATCAATCCGCAAGGCTACGTCGATAAGGCCGTCATTGATTCGTCTTCGGGTTTCCGGCGATTGGACAATGCGGCCGTAGAGGCTGTGCGCGCGGCAAGATTCAAACCACTGACCCGTAACGGTATTCCTCAAACGGCGATGGCCAGGATTCCGTTCGATTTTGGACTTAAGTAA
- a CDS encoding MotA/TolQ/ExbB proton channel family protein, translated as MFNAIQNAMMVVAQAVSPAAGAGETAPAAPAVAQPLQQAADALAAPAAGLPPPAAAVPDMGFMHFVAQSDFVGKALFVILILMSLVTWYLIVVKTLSNLSMRKRAANFLNHFWNASSLKQVENEIVTHGARDPFSHLAIHAIHAQSHHAKFGATKLEEAGSNGEFVTRTMRKVIDEETAKLENGLTVLASVGSTAPFVGLFGTVWGVYHALVGIGLSDGVTINRIAGPVGEALIMTGLGLAVAIPAVLAYNAFVRNNRVFLSRLDAFAHDLFAFLTTGQQVAVSDGKIRALRRQGQTEQARGGE; from the coding sequence ATGTTCAACGCAATTCAAAACGCCATGATGGTCGTGGCCCAGGCGGTGAGCCCTGCGGCAGGCGCAGGCGAGACGGCGCCCGCAGCGCCTGCGGTTGCCCAGCCCCTGCAACAGGCAGCCGATGCGCTCGCGGCTCCGGCCGCCGGTTTGCCGCCGCCCGCAGCAGCCGTCCCTGATATGGGCTTTATGCACTTTGTTGCGCAAAGCGATTTTGTGGGCAAGGCCTTGTTCGTCATCCTCATCCTGATGTCGCTGGTGACCTGGTATCTCATTGTGGTCAAGACGCTGAGCAACCTGAGCATGCGCAAGCGTGCAGCCAACTTCCTGAACCATTTCTGGAATGCCAGTTCGCTCAAACAGGTCGAGAACGAAATCGTGACTCACGGCGCGCGTGATCCTTTCTCGCATCTGGCCATTCATGCCATTCATGCGCAGAGCCATCACGCCAAGTTCGGCGCGACCAAACTGGAAGAGGCCGGCAGCAACGGCGAGTTTGTGACGCGCACGATGCGCAAAGTCATTGACGAAGAAACCGCCAAGCTGGAAAACGGCTTGACTGTGCTCGCCTCGGTGGGTTCGACGGCTCCATTTGTCGGCTTGTTCGGCACGGTATGGGGTGTGTACCACGCACTGGTCGGCATTGGGCTGTCCGATGGCGTGACCATCAACCGCATCGCGGGTCCGGTGGGCGAGGCCCTCATCATGACGGGTCTGGGTCTGGCCGTGGCCATCCCGGCAGTGCTGGCATACAACGCTTTTGTGCGCAACAACCGCGTCTTTCTGTCGCGTCTTGATGCGTTCGCGCATGACCTGTTTGCTTTCCTGACGACGGGCCAGCAGGTCGCGGTGTCGGATGGCAAGATCCGCGCATTGCGCCGCCAGGGACAGACCGAGCAAGCGCGAGGGGGTGAATAA
- a CDS encoding ExbD/TolR family protein: protein MAFGSFDNKGSGGHTVSEINMVPLIDVMLVLLVIFIITAPLLAHSIKINMPQVTAEQIQEDPKTVDLAIDANGTLFWDEQPVTLEDLPYRFKLISGDKPQPEIRIRADQNTRYETLAKVMASARRSGMSRIGFVTTPAPASPAP, encoded by the coding sequence ATGGCCTTCGGCAGCTTCGACAACAAGGGGTCGGGCGGCCACACCGTGTCCGAGATCAACATGGTGCCCCTTATCGACGTGATGCTGGTGCTGTTGGTGATCTTCATCATCACGGCGCCGCTGCTGGCGCACTCCATCAAGATCAATATGCCGCAGGTGACGGCCGAACAGATCCAGGAGGACCCCAAAACGGTCGATCTGGCGATCGATGCCAACGGCACCCTCTTTTGGGATGAGCAGCCCGTCACGCTGGAGGACCTACCTTATCGTTTCAAGCTTATCTCGGGGGATAAACCGCAACCGGAAATTCGTATCCGCGCTGACCAGAACACGCGCTACGAAACGCTGGCCAAGGTGATGGCATCGGCCCGACGCTCGGGCATGAGCCGTATCGGTTTCGTGACGACACCGGCGCCAGCCAGCCCCGCTCCGTGA
- a CDS encoding response regulator produces the protein MRVLVIEDDTTLGHALQEFLSDQGYAVDWLTEGDKVQGALAGQPYELLLLDLNLPGQSGLEVLRQLRQEGNQVPVLILTARDGLDDRVAGLDAGADDYVTKPFDLPELAARVRALGRRRTGQAQPLIEVGPLVFDTVGREVRVNGQRLSLSVRELSVLEMLMARVGRVITKRQIVNSLSAWDADFSENAVEVYVYRLRKRLEGTGASIQTVRGFGYMLDVEGA, from the coding sequence ATGCGCGTACTCGTAATTGAAGATGACACAACTCTGGGCCATGCGCTCCAGGAATTTCTGTCCGATCAGGGCTATGCCGTGGACTGGCTCACCGAAGGTGACAAGGTTCAGGGGGCACTGGCGGGTCAGCCTTATGAACTCCTTTTGCTGGATCTCAACCTGCCGGGCCAAAGCGGTCTGGAGGTGTTGCGCCAGTTGCGCCAGGAAGGCAACCAGGTGCCGGTGCTCATCCTGACGGCCCGCGATGGTTTGGATGACCGTGTGGCTGGGCTGGATGCGGGCGCAGATGACTACGTCACCAAGCCGTTCGATCTGCCAGAACTGGCTGCCCGAGTGCGTGCTTTGGGTCGCCGTCGTACCGGCCAGGCCCAGCCGCTCATCGAAGTCGGTCCGTTGGTGTTCGATACGGTTGGCCGCGAAGTGCGTGTTAACGGGCAGCGCCTTTCCTTGTCGGTGCGAGAGCTGTCAGTGCTGGAAATGCTGATGGCGCGGGTTGGCCGCGTGATCACAAAACGTCAGATCGTCAATTCGCTCTCTGCCTGGGATGCCGATTTCAGTGAAAATGCGGTAGAGGTCTATGTCTACCGGCTGCGCAAGCGGCTTGAGGGTACAGGGGCCAGCATCCAGACGGTGCGTGGTTTTGGCTATATGCTGGACGTCGAAGGCGCGTGA
- a CDS encoding sensor histidine kinase: MPDSTTESLPQQNGWKLQQGSLARHLVVRLMPPILLLVLLDLAATWVITHKIDMSAWMLEDFFWLMVVGQVLLIALFAGVIIQGVRSGLRSVNLLSEEIRQRSIDDMQSLAVRGLPAEIAPLVTHINDLLLRLDASLAAQRRFIGHAAHQLRTPLSGLRLESELMLARPLPEDVRARAERIKVVSDRMIRLGQQLLVLAKADPNTRPQDRFLRLDLCEWVRASGAEWIPRARALQVEIALLAPDQPVWIDGDPLLLDELLGNLIDNALRYGRPQGRITLTVDDNPPLLTVEDDGPGIDAEESKRVFEAFYRSPSAAADGSGLGLAIVREIAGAHGAWCKLISRPVYSGTRISVVFPGPRKGAQLSRHEPPYESHL; this comes from the coding sequence ATGCCGGACTCTACAACCGAATCTTTGCCGCAACAAAACGGCTGGAAGTTGCAGCAAGGCTCTCTGGCGCGCCATCTCGTGGTGCGTTTGATGCCGCCGATTCTCCTCTTGGTGCTGCTGGACCTGGCCGCCACCTGGGTGATCACGCACAAGATCGATATGTCGGCCTGGATGCTGGAGGATTTCTTCTGGTTGATGGTCGTCGGGCAGGTATTGCTGATCGCCTTGTTCGCCGGCGTCATTATCCAGGGGGTGCGTTCGGGGCTTCGCTCGGTTAACTTGTTGTCCGAAGAGATCAGGCAGCGTTCCATCGACGATATGCAATCGCTGGCGGTACGTGGCTTGCCGGCCGAGATTGCCCCTCTGGTCACGCATATCAATGATTTGCTGCTGCGGCTTGATGCCTCGCTGGCCGCACAACGGCGCTTTATCGGCCATGCCGCTCATCAACTGCGCACTCCTTTAAGCGGTCTAAGGCTTGAGTCCGAGCTGATGCTGGCGCGTCCCTTGCCCGAGGATGTGCGTGCCCGCGCCGAACGCATCAAGGTTGTGAGCGACCGCATGATCCGCCTGGGTCAGCAATTGTTGGTGCTGGCCAAGGCTGACCCCAATACGCGGCCACAGGACCGTTTTCTGCGTCTGGATTTGTGTGAGTGGGTGCGCGCCAGCGGCGCGGAGTGGATTCCTCGTGCCCGTGCCCTGCAGGTCGAGATTGCCCTGTTGGCGCCGGATCAGCCCGTCTGGATCGACGGCGATCCCTTGTTGCTGGATGAGCTCCTGGGTAATTTAATCGATAACGCGCTGCGTTATGGCCGGCCACAGGGGCGTATCACGCTGACTGTTGACGACAATCCCCCCCTGCTGACTGTCGAGGACGATGGTCCCGGTATTGATGCCGAGGAAAGCAAACGGGTATTCGAGGCGTTTTACCGGTCGCCATCGGCAGCCGCTGATGGGTCGGGTCTGGGTCTGGCTATCGTGCGCGAAATCGCCGGCGCCCATGGTGCCTGGTGCAAACTTATCAGTCGGCCTGTTTATAGCGGTACTCGGATATCCGTCGTGTTTCCCGGTCCGCGCAAGGGCGCTCAACTTTCTCGTCACGAACCTCCTTATGAGTCACACCTCTGA
- a CDS encoding potassium transporter Kup, producing MSHTSEQGASRPVALMMGALGVVYGDIGTSPLYTLRACLTEFADLQPAHILGVLSILFWLLMVVVSFKYVLLILRADNQGEGGTLALLELAVRGRSGRLRTFFVVLGIFGAALFYGDSMITPAISVLSAIEGIGVVSHTLDPWIVPLALLVLLALFAIQSRGTGTVGKLFGPVMVVWFATLGVLGGWQVWQTPEVLVALNPIWALRFVFEFPVMSFLLLGAVVLALTGAEALYADMGHFGRPAIRRAWFSMVLPSLTLCYLGQGALLLRDPSAIRNPFFLMAPEWGLAALVGLATVATVVASQAVISGAFSVTRQAVQLGFWPRMQILHTSAVEKGQIYLPQVNALLLCAVLVLVITFRNSENLAAAYGFAVTGTMLMTSILAFAVLPRGSTGAKRLGWMLVLGVLLIIDVLLFSANIFKIHEGGWMPLLVGVVVFTLMMTWRRGRQLLADIQARDRQPLQEFMDQLESYPPARVPGTAVFMTLNNDNVPPALLHNLKHNKVLHDHVLFLSIRVADVPYIAEQDRFSVKRVSASSWQAVIHYGFKEDPDVPEALRLVAEAYPEIDLEPMRTSFFLSRQAVVAARRPAMSRWRRTVFSFMARNSTRSTKFFKIPPNRVVEMGMQIEL from the coding sequence ATGAGTCACACCTCTGAGCAAGGCGCCTCCCGGCCCGTTGCCTTAATGATGGGCGCCCTGGGCGTTGTCTATGGGGACATCGGCACCAGTCCGTTATACACGCTGCGTGCCTGCCTCACCGAATTCGCCGATCTTCAACCCGCCCACATCCTCGGGGTGTTGTCGATTCTGTTCTGGCTGTTGATGGTGGTGGTGTCCTTTAAGTATGTGTTGTTGATCCTGCGGGCAGACAACCAGGGCGAGGGCGGCACGCTGGCGCTGTTGGAACTTGCTGTGCGCGGGCGTAGCGGAAGGCTGCGCACCTTTTTTGTGGTGCTAGGTATTTTCGGCGCTGCGCTTTTCTATGGTGACAGCATGATCACACCCGCCATTTCAGTCTTGTCCGCGATCGAAGGCATCGGCGTGGTGTCTCATACGCTGGATCCGTGGATCGTGCCGCTTGCGCTCTTGGTGCTGCTCGCGCTGTTCGCCATTCAGTCGCGCGGCACGGGTACAGTCGGCAAGCTGTTTGGTCCGGTGATGGTTGTGTGGTTTGCCACGCTGGGCGTGCTCGGAGGCTGGCAGGTCTGGCAGACGCCCGAGGTGCTGGTGGCGCTCAATCCGATATGGGCGCTGCGTTTTGTTTTTGAGTTTCCCGTGATGAGCTTTCTGCTGCTCGGTGCGGTCGTGCTGGCTTTGACCGGCGCCGAGGCTCTCTACGCCGATATGGGCCATTTCGGGCGTCCAGCTATCCGGCGAGCCTGGTTCAGCATGGTGCTGCCGTCGCTCACACTTTGTTATCTGGGGCAAGGTGCTTTGCTGCTGCGCGATCCCAGCGCGATTCGCAATCCTTTCTTTCTGATGGCCCCAGAATGGGGGCTGGCCGCCTTGGTCGGGCTGGCGACGGTGGCCACCGTCGTGGCTTCCCAGGCCGTGATTTCTGGCGCTTTCTCCGTGACGCGCCAGGCAGTGCAATTGGGTTTCTGGCCGCGCATGCAGATTCTGCACACTTCGGCGGTCGAGAAAGGCCAGATCTATCTGCCGCAGGTCAATGCGCTGCTCTTGTGTGCCGTGTTGGTGCTGGTGATAACGTTTCGCAATTCTGAGAACCTCGCCGCCGCCTATGGTTTTGCCGTGACGGGAACCATGTTGATGACCTCGATCTTGGCCTTCGCGGTATTGCCTCGCGGATCAACCGGGGCCAAGCGTCTGGGCTGGATGCTTGTATTGGGCGTGTTGCTGATCATCGATGTGTTGCTGTTCAGCGCCAATATTTTCAAGATTCACGAAGGGGGCTGGATGCCGCTGTTGGTCGGGGTGGTTGTTTTTACGCTCATGATGACCTGGCGGCGTGGCCGCCAACTGCTGGCTGATATCCAGGCCCGGGATCGTCAGCCGCTACAGGAATTCATGGATCAGCTCGAGAGCTATCCGCCCGCGCGCGTGCCGGGCACGGCCGTGTTCATGACCTTGAACAATGACAATGTGCCGCCGGCGTTGTTGCACAACCTCAAGCACAACAAAGTGCTGCATGATCACGTGCTGTTTTTGTCCATCCGTGTGGCCGATGTGCCTTATATCGCCGAGCAGGACCGCTTCTCGGTCAAACGGGTCAGCGCATCGAGTTGGCAAGCGGTCATTCATTACGGTTTTAAGGAAGATCCCGATGTGCCGGAGGCGTTGCGCCTGGTAGCTGAGGCCTATCCGGAAATTGACCTCGAGCCTATGCGCACCTCGTTTTTCCTGTCGCGCCAGGCTGTGGTTGCCGCCCGGCGTCCTGCCATGTCGCGTTGGCGTCGCACCGTGTTTTCTTTCATGGCGCGCAATTCGACGCGCAGTACCAAGTTTTTCAAGATTCCCCCTAACCGCGTGGTGGAGATGGGCATGCAGATCGAGCTGTGA
- a CDS encoding FkbM family methyltransferase produces MKGAMVPVMPVQEGGISMMDFLKLRSRNPNIGLVHMSGTVDEWGAWRRFSGLYDFLALMAARDAPHTCGVPIGREREYMLHNLDRYRRLVQGMDALSRNTVAARIRTLLEWDRGFLLQSMMPVETQYFNGSNPQSSFVPRSREVYADIGASQGEVLARMDALLPMDSGSQLWAFEPNRMDYNSLRKLAALVPLKAERVVVGAEQGGSVDFYTNPNYSHGSHFVSPSASPEWRAAHADWIDVLPQVTLDHYIADPITMLKADVEGGELSVLQGATRHLERPQCRLAIAAYHQPEDLLAITDLMSSLGRKRFSVRGHHPTLWDMVLYAHEEEG; encoded by the coding sequence ATGAAAGGTGCCATGGTGCCTGTCATGCCGGTTCAGGAGGGGGGCATCTCAATGATGGATTTCCTCAAATTGCGCTCCAGAAATCCCAATATCGGCCTGGTTCATATGTCAGGAACGGTCGATGAATGGGGAGCCTGGCGGCGCTTCAGTGGTCTGTATGATTTCCTGGCACTAATGGCCGCCCGTGATGCGCCGCATACTTGTGGCGTGCCAATTGGGCGTGAGCGCGAATACATGCTGCACAATCTGGATCGCTACCGGCGCTTGGTGCAAGGCATGGATGCGCTATCTCGCAACACCGTTGCGGCACGCATCCGGACGTTGCTGGAATGGGATCGCGGTTTTTTATTGCAGAGCATGATGCCGGTCGAGACCCAGTATTTCAATGGCTCTAATCCGCAATCGTCTTTTGTGCCGCGATCGCGTGAGGTCTATGCCGATATCGGCGCCAGCCAAGGCGAGGTGCTGGCCCGCATGGATGCCCTATTGCCCATGGACTCCGGCTCTCAGCTCTGGGCCTTTGAGCCTAACCGGATGGATTACAACAGCCTGCGCAAGCTGGCGGCCCTGGTTCCTTTAAAAGCCGAGCGTGTTGTAGTTGGGGCCGAGCAGGGTGGTAGTGTCGATTTCTACACTAACCCGAATTATTCACACGGTTCGCACTTCGTGTCGCCATCGGCGAGTCCGGAATGGCGTGCGGCGCATGCCGACTGGATCGACGTGCTGCCGCAGGTGACGCTCGATCACTACATAGCTGATCCGATCACCATGCTCAAGGCCGATGTCGAAGGGGGCGAGTTGTCGGTGCTCCAGGGTGCGACCCGTCATCTTGAGCGCCCGCAATGCCGGCTGGCTATCGCGGCTTATCATCAGCCCGAGGATCTGCTCGCTATTACGGATTTGATGAGTAGTCTGGGTCGCAAGCGCTTTTCGGTACGAGGCCACCATCCTACGCTCTGGGATATGGTGCTTTACGCGCACGAGGAGGAGGGCTAG